A part of Leishmania braziliensis MHOM/BR/75/M2904 complete genome, chromosome 30 genomic DNA contains:
- a CDS encoding putative DNA ligase I, whose translation MHQTTLDRLFVPVASVGVSNEADNSRKATKKVTTASNREDRKRPREEEKVASQCVSSTPTLDTATGRRTRWNEPTNAYYAQHVAEYKALIANVPPPTATSMAKLFQESTFDPVTTFESVWLPPRAPAALPTAGALEPVPFAVVVDVLADISATGSRLECLKQLTFLLLAVIERCPEDLVPVMYLVINKHAPQHEGVELGIGDAVLVKAVAECCGMTESRAKEEYRQSGDLAEIAQMHKQKQSTLMKPKALSARSVFKSYREIAMMSGKDVVRRRSDLIKGLLRDAQGPEVNLIVRGLQQKMRIGLAEPSALAAVGYAFALHFVGSAQMHTMSEVQLQTLLNSGADSLARIFYEVPSLDVVLSAVLASGFMILVPGSCIAKVHAKELSIRPGLPVKPQLAHPTSGITVILDRLQGKKFTSEYKYDGERAQIHYSEDNGFHIFSRNSETHTGKYPDVIAILPNTFDAAEVQSFIIDAEVVAVHPETGALQAFQVLQHRGRKNIAEKDVSISVCLFVFDLLYLNGEPQLNKTLQQRRELLWRYIRPLPAKLCFAAYLDSDDVEDVQKFLEKSIADGCEGLMVKTLEEEATYTPAKRSHYWLKLKKDYMDGVTDTLDLVPIAAFYGKGKRTGVFGGFLLACYDPKADEYQSICKIGTGFQDEELEKLTQSLKPFVVHDKPRYYRAGGEEPDVWLTEAQVWEVKAADLSVSPVHQAAVGLVDPNKGIALRFPRYVRQREDKNPVDATNTQQVAEMYKAQSLAVQHDASGDAEWAVTRTETP comes from the coding sequence ATGCATCAAACCACCCTCGACCGCCTCTTTGTGCCTGTGGCCTCGGTGGGTGTGTCGAACGAGGCCGACAATTCGCGTAAGGCAACGAAAAAGGTAACTACCGCTTCAAATCGAGAAGATCGAAAGCGGCCCcgcgaggaggaaaaggtggCGAGTCAATGCGTATCAAGCACTCCGACCTTAGACACCGCCACTGGTCGGCGGACAAGGTGGAATGAACCGACGAATGCCTACTATGCACAACACGTTGCGGAGTACAAGGCGCTGATCGCCAATGTGCCGCCGCCCACGGCGACGTCCATGGCGAAGCTCTTCCAGGAGTCCACCTTCGATCCTGTGACGACATTCGAGTCAGTGTGGCTGCCTCCCCGGGCTCCTGCCGCGCTGCCGACCGCTGGTGCATTGGAGCCGGTGCCGTTTGCAGTAGTAGTCGACGTACTGGCAGATATTAGCGCCACCGGCTCGCGGCTTGAGTGCTTAAAGCAGCTCACCTTTTTGCTTCTCGCCGTAATCGAACGATGCCCAGAGGATTTGGTGCCGGTGATGTACCTGGTGATCAACAAgcacgcaccgcagcacgAAGGCGTGGAGCTAGGCATTGGGGATGCGGTACTGGTGAAGGCGGTAGCTGAGTGCTGCGGCATGACGGAATCCCGCGCCAAAGAAGAGTACCGTCAAAGCGGCGATTTGGCAGAAATCGCGCAGATGCACAAGCAGAAGCAAAGCACACTGATGAAGCCGAAGGCGCTCTCCGCGCGGAGCGTGTTCAAGTCGTACAGGGAGATCGCGATGATGAGCGGCAAGGAtgtggtgcggcggcggtcagACTTGATCAAGGGGCTGCTGCGTGACGCACAGGGGCCGGAGGTGAACCTGATTGTGCGCGGGCTGCAGCAGAAAATGCGCATCGGCCTTGCCGAGCCGTCCGCCTTGGCAGCCGTCGGGTACGCCTTTGCTCTTCACTTCGTCGGTAGCGCGCAAATGCACACCATGAGTGAGGTGCAGCTCCAGACGCTGCTGAACTCCGGGGCCGACAGCCTCGCTCGTATCTTCTACGAGGTGCCGAGTCTAGACGTGGTGCTGAGCGCGGTCCTAGCGAGCGGCTTCATGATTTTGGTGCCCGGTAGCTGCATCGCGAAAGTGCACGCCAAGGAGCTGTCGATTCGGCCTGGGCTGCCGGTGAAGCCTCAGCTGGCGCACCCGACAAGCGGCATCACCGTCATCCTGGACCGTCTGCAAGGCAAAAAGTTTACGTCGGAGTACAAGTACGACGGAGAGCGCGCCCAAATTCACTACAGCGAGGATAACGGCTTCCATATTTTTTCCCGCAActccgagacacacactgGCAAGTACCCTGACGTCATCGCGATATTACCAAACACCTTTGACGCTGCCGAGGTACAGTCTTTCATTATCGACGCGGAGGTAGTGGCGGTGCATCCGGAGACCGGGGCCCTGCAAGCCTtccaggtgctgcagcatcgAGGTCGAAAGAACATTGCGGAGAAAGATGTTAGCATTTCGGTCTGCTTGTTCGTGTTTGACCTATTGTACTTGAACGGAGAGCCGCAGCTGAATAagacactgcagcagcgccgggaGTTGCTCTGGCGCTACATCCGTCCTCTCCCAGCAAAGCTGTGTTTTGCAGCGTACTTGGACTCTGACGACGTCGAGGACGTGCAAAAGTTCTTAGAGAAATCCATTGCGGATGGCTGCGAAGGACTAATGGTGAAGAcgctcgaggaggaggccaccTACACCCCTGCCAAACGCTCGCACTACTGGCTAAAGCTGAAGAAGGACTACATGGACGGCGTCACCGATACGCTGGATCTCGTTCCCATCGCCGCTTTCTATGGCAAGGGCAAGCGAACTGGCGTGTTTGGCGGTTTCCTGCTCGCGTGCTACGATCCGAAGGCGGACGAGTACCAGAGCATCTGCAAAATTGGTACTGGTTTCCAGGACGAagagctggagaagctcACACAATCATTAAAGCCCTTCGTGGTACACGATAAGCCGCGCTACTACCGCgcaggtggagaagagcCGGACGTGTGGCTCACTGAGGCGCAAGTGTgggaggtgaaggcggcggACTTGTCAGTGTCGCCAGTGCACCAGGCGGCCGTGGGGCTTGTTGACCCCAACAAAGGCATTGCGCTGCGCTTCCCCCGCTACGTGCGACAGCGCGAGGACAAAAACCCTGTGGACGCGACGAACACGCAGCAGGTGGCTGAGATGTACAAGGCGCAGTCCTTGGCAGTGCAACACGATGCGAGCGGTGATGCTGAGTGGGCTGTCACACGGACAGAGACGCCCTGA
- a CDS encoding putative zinc-binding protein (Yippee) gives MVKRLRTRLAAPSGGEGGFGCAFCGAHFCITEDIVSDNFRGRHGKAFLVSRCENTYYGHQEEKQLMTGLHRVRDVFCSNCDQYVGWGYDFAVDEREMYKMQRFVLERQLIRSIAHGQLRGALGYSIPEGNITFSLPVAQ, from the coding sequence ATGGTGAAGCGCCTTCGCACgcgcctcgctgcgccaAGTGGTGGGGAGGGCGGCTTTGGGTGCGCATTCTGTGGTGCTCACTTCTGCATCACTGAGGACATCGTCTCCGACAACTTTcgtggccgccacggcaAGGCTTTCCTTGTCTCTCGCTGCGAGAACACCTACTATGGCCATCAGGAGGAAAAGCAGCTGATGACGGGGCTGCACCGTGTGCGCGATGTATTTTGCTCTAACTGTGACCAGTACGTCGGCTGGGGTTACGACTTCGCGGTGGATGAGCGCGAGATGTACAAGATGCAGCGCTTCGTGCTGGAGCGTCAGCTCATTCGGTCCATTGCCCACGGGCAGCTGCGCGGGGCCCTCGGCTACAGCATTCCTGAGGGCAACATCACCTTTTCGTTGCCCGTCGCCCAGTGA
- a CDS encoding putative casein kinase 1 isoform 2, whose product MQASSHRQIRGETESCATGATNKRAQDVLIGGRFRIQERLGGGAFGEVFKGIEVNSGHPVAMKMELTKYDCRSHLNLESRIYKKFNECPVTIGIPKSYYCGRVGDYTVMVMDLLGPCLEDLFDVCHHKFNIKTVCMIGIQIIQRLQYLHSVGYLHRDIKPENFVMGLGANSHVVYVIDVGLSKAWRDSKGKHIPYAEGRSLTGTARYVSINTHQGIQQSRRDDLESVSYMLAYFVRGSLPWQGLKSPKRDVHFERIRDIKIATPPAELCKGCPHQLTDYLAYTRSLEFEEEPNYRHCVELLSAAIRDMGEEYDYCYQWINGSEGESTSDARGSVQSPRVSGAHSGVAVRGSNFMTSSIFMGDSAANEMSKSQPNSNFTEDMQDIYGLNDYL is encoded by the coding sequence ATGCAGGCGTCTTCTCACAGACAGATCCGTGGCGAGACCgagagctgcgccaccggtGCGACGAATAAGCGCGCCCAGGATGTGCTCATCGGCGGTCGCTTCCGCATTCAGGAGCGCCTGGGGGGTGGCGCCTTTGGTGAGGTGTTCAAAGGCATCGAGGTGAACAGCGGCCACCCTGTCGCCATGAAGATGGAGCTGACGAAGTATGACTGCCGCTCGCACCTCAACTTGGAGAGTCGAATCTACAAAAAGTTCAACGAGTGCCCGGTGACTATCGGCATCCCGAAGTCTTACTACTGCGGTCGCGTGGGAGATTACACCGTCATGGTGATGGACCTTCTTGGTCCGTGCCTGGAGGACCTCTTTGACGTGTGCCACCACAAGTTCAACATCAAGACGGTCTGCATGATCGGCATCCAGATCATTCAGCGGCTTCAGTATCTCCACAGCGTCGGCTACCTGCACCGCGACATCAAGCCAGAGAACTTTGTTATGGGACTAGGGGCCAACTCCCACGTCGTGTATGTGATCGACGTTGGCCTGTCCAAGGCATGGCGCGACTCCAAGGGGAAGCATATTCCGTACGCGGAGGGCCGGTCGCTGACTGGCACGGCACGCTACGTTAGCATCAACACCCACCAGGGCATCCAGCAGTCTCGGCGTGATGACCTGGAGTCGGTTTCCTACATGCTTGCCTACTTCGTGCGTGGCAGCCTACCCTGGCAGGGGCTCAAGTCGCCTAAGAGGGATGTACACTTTGAGCGCATTCGCGACATTAAGATTgccacgccgccggcggAACTGTGCAAGGGCTGTCCCCATCAGCTGACCGACTACCTTGCGTACACCCGCTCCTTAGAGTTTGAGGAAGAGCCAAACTACCGCCACTGTGTGGAGCTGCTTTCTGCCGCAATTAGAGACATGGGGGAAGAGTACGACTACTGCTACCAGTGGATCAACGGAAGCGAGGGCGAGTCCACGTCCGACGCACGTGGGTCCGTTCAAAGCCCGCGCGTCTCTGGGGCACACTCCGGTGTTGCTGTTCGCGGCTCCAACTTCATGACCTCCTCCATCTTTATGGGGGACAGCGCGGCAAACGAGATGAGCAAATCGCAGCCGAATAGCAACTTTACCGAGGACATGCAAGACATCTATGGCCTTAACGACTACCTCTGA
- the CPC1 gene encoding putative chromosomal passenger protein: MEAMVWTPDVVEDLLFRQFIKDEDISRQLPPAPQVSSENFLEKYDQATKILFSYVRNGPVSALASQNVNTAAIGKHGGGTPLKGFVGRTPATKPAPPESSRSFARTATPTPAPTSRAPSVQKANTSPPPPSKKRQRVEWPTDVPTNQMLKSNSRSKVAHLTAKRVAAQQGVDPDLIFTQNFGDLPLSVIFAPYPKALKSVSAVRNASGDWRTDAFTVEEEAAYKNDLGYVHCGPSQCAHDKWLPS; encoded by the coding sequence ATGGAGGCTATGGTGTGGACCCCCGATGTGGTCGAAGATCTTCTCTTCCGGCAGTTTATCAAGGATGAGGACATCTCTCGCCAACTCCCCCCTGCTCCACAGGTGTCCAGCGAAAACTTTCTCGAGAAGTACGACCAGGCAACGAAGATTCTTTTTTCGTACGTGCGCAACGGCCCTGTGTCGGCGCTCGCCTCGCAGAATGTGAACACAGCGGCTATCGGCAagcacggcggtggcacccCGCTTAAAGGCTTCGTAGGACGCACCCCGGCAACGAAGCCGGCTCCACCAGAGTCTTCACGGTCGTTTGCTCGCACGGCAACACCGACGCCAGCCCCCACTAGCCGCGCACCATCTGTGCAGAAAGCGAACACCAGCCCTCCCCCACCGTCCAAAAAGCGGCAACGTGTGGAGTGGCCGACGGACGTGCCTACGAACCAGATGCTGAAGAGCAACAGCCGCTCCAAAGTAGCGCACCTGACGGCGaagcgcgtggcggcgcagcagggcGTCGACCCCGACCTCATCTTTACCCAGAACTTTGGTGACCTTCCCCTCAGCGTCATATTTGCTCCGTACCCAAAGGCGCTTAAATCCGTTTCGGCCGTGCGCAACGCTAGCGGAGACTGGCGCACGGACGCCTTTACTGTTGAAGAGGAGGCCGCCTACAAGAACGACTTGGGCTATGTGCACTGCGGGCCTAGCCAGTGTGCGCATGACAAGTGGCTTCCTTCTTAG
- a CDS encoding S-adenosylmethionine synthetase, translating to MSLHSILFSSEHVTEGHPDKLCDQVSDAVLDACLASDPFSKVACESCAKTGMVMVFGEITSKAVLDYQKIVRDTIKDIGFDSAEKGLDYESCNVLIAIEQQSPDICQGLGNFDSEDLGAGDQGMVFGYATDETETLMPLTYELARGLAKKYSELRRDGSLEWARPDAKTQVTVEYDYDTREGKQVLTPKRVAVVLISAQHVEHVTNEKISIDLMEKVIKAVIPANMLDAETKYWLNPSGRFVRGGPHGDAGLTGRKIIVDTYGGWGAHGGGAFSGKDPSKVDRSAAYAARWIAKSIVAGGLARRCLVQLAYAISVAEPLSMHVETYGTGKYDDARILEIVKKNFKLRPYDIIQELSLRRPIYYETSRFGHFGRRDDSGKGGFTWEVPKKIVE from the coding sequence ATGTCCCTCCACAGcatccttttctcctccgaGCACGTGACCGAGGGACACCCGGACAAACTGTGTGACCAGGTGTCTGATGCCGTGCTCGACGCGTGCCTCGCCAGCGACCCGTTCTCGAAGGTCGCGTGCGAGTCCTGCGCAAAGACCGGCATGGTGATGGTGTTTGGCGAGATCACGTCGAAGGCCGTTCTGGACTATCAAAAGATCGTCCGCGATACGATTAAGGACATCGGCTTCGATTCGGCAGAGAAGGGTCTGGACTACGAGTCGTGCAACGTCCTGATTGCGATTGAGCAGCAGTCGCCGGACATCTGCCAGGGGCTGGGCAACTTCGATAGCGAGGATCTCGGCGCCGGTGACCAGGGCATGGTGTTCGGTTACGCGACAGACGAGACGGAGACGCTGATGCCGCTGACGTACGAGCTGGCCCGTGGCCTTGCAAAGAAGTAcagcgagctgcgccgcgacgGCAGCCTAGAGTGGGCCCGCCCGGATGCGAAGACGCAGGTGACGGTGGAGTACGACTACGACACGCGCGAGGGCAAGCAGGTGCTGACGCCGAAGCGCGTGGCCGTGGTGCTGATCTCTGCCCAGCACGTCGAGCACGTGACGAACGAGAAGATCAGCATAGACCTGATGGAGAAGGTGATCAAGGCTGTGATCCCCGCGAACATGCTAGACGCGGAGACAAAGTACTGGCTGAACCCCTCTGGCCGCTTCGTGCGCGGCGGGCCGCATGGCGACGCAGGTCTCACCGGCCGTAAGATCATCGTAGACACGTACGGCGGCTGGGGAGCGCACGGCGGTGGGGCCTTCTCCGGCAAAGATCCCTCAAAGGTGGACCGCTCTGCCGCGTACGCCGCACGCTGGATCGCGAAGTCGATCGTTGCGGGTGGGCTGGCGCGCCGCTGTCTTGTGCAGCTCGCGTACGCCATCAGTGTAGCGGAACCGCTCAGCATGCACGTGGAGACGTACGGCACTGGCAAGTACGATGACGCGAGGATTCTGGAGATTGTGAAGAAGAACTTCAAGCTGCGCCCGTACGACATCATCCAGGAACTGAGCCTGCGTCGCCCTATCTACTACGAGACGTCCCGATTCGGCCACTTCGGTCGCAGGGACGATTCAGGCAAGGGCGGGTTCACCTGGGAGGTGCCGAAGAAGATCGTCGAGTAA